Below is a window of Salvelinus alpinus chromosome 5, SLU_Salpinus.1, whole genome shotgun sequence DNA.
GACTTTGTCACAAATAGGTCACACTGCCACTATGCATTCCTCTTGTAAATAAGCACAACCTACACCTTTGAAAGTGGAATTCAGGATTGTTTTCCGTCAATCAATGGCGCCAGGAGGAGACAGAAATGTAACTGTACTCATCCTTGAATTAGGTGAGGAGCAAACATGACATACCAAATGTCAGTACAAGTCAAACGATAGCCCCGTGAAGCCGTATTGTCACCATGGGTTCAACCCAGTGGCATGTCAAGGTTGTGTACAGTCAGTTGTCATAACCTGACAAAGTCAAAACTGATCAATGACACATGCAATTGGTTATGCAGCACTTATGACCGTTAAAGTAAGCGTAATGACAGGTGTCATTTGCCCACAGGCGTCAATGCTATGTTGAGGAAGGTGGCTGGTGCCGCGGCGTCCAAACCTCACGTGGAGATCAGGCAGAATGGGGAGCAGTTCTACATCAAGACCTCCACCACCGTGCGCACCACCGAGATCAACTTCCTCATAGGCCAGGAGTTCAATGAGGAGACGGTAGATGGCAGGAAGTGCAAGGTAAAGTCTCTGAGTCTGCCCCATATAATGTAAAGGTAGTCTCTGCCCCTATACAATGTAAAGGTAGTCTCTGCCCCATACAATGTAATGGTAGTCTTTGCCCCATACAATGTAAAGGTAATGTCCCAATCCTATTCAGATAGCATTTGTACGGATAAAGGAAAGGAGACAAGCAGAGGAAGCTacattgagacgcagcccatgttCACTCATCCAGATCAGATCCCCTTCAGATAAGTGAGGACAGGAAAGTACATGGATGTATTGACATGGACCCTCTTCACTGCATTACATTCATATCAACAGAGCCTGGCCACATGGGAGACCGAGAGCAAAATGTACTGCAGGCAGACTCTCCTGGATGGCAACGGCCCAAGAACCTTCTGGACCAGAGAGCTGAAGGGAGATGAACTCATACTGGTGAGGAAGTTTGTGACTAAAGAAAGGTAGTAGGCAAGGCTGTCATGTCAGGCCCCCTCAGTTTTATCTATTTGTACACTGAAACTATAGAAGAGTGTTCCTTTCACAAATAATTCATTCAAAGATCTCTAATTTGTCTATCAAATTAGTTTTATGATGTATACAAATCAAATCGTGTttttcacatgcttcgtaaacaggtgtagactaaacaGGGAAATGC
It encodes the following:
- the LOC139575007 gene encoding cellular retinoic acid-binding protein 1-like, with product MSSLPKKMTNFAGTWKMRSSENFDELLKALGVNAMLRKVAGAAASKPHVEIRQNGEQFYIKTSTTVRTTEINFLIGQEFNEETVDGRKCKSLATWETESKMYCRQTLLDGNGPRTFWTRELKGDELILTFGADDVVCTRIYVRENK